Proteins encoded within one genomic window of Bacillus sp. F19:
- a CDS encoding dockerin type I domain-containing protein, with translation MEIGRKAGDIYIGESISYPTVLEKAGDINKDNVVDIHDVILLEQYWGTNNRNADMNFDKTVDAKDFKLLEANYLKENDYILDTPTAVKEYNGKTIESIKQVLGVN, from the coding sequence ATGGAAATTGGTCGAAAAGCAGGGGATATTTATATTGGCGAGAGTATTTCCTACCCAACAGTATTAGAAAAAGCAGGGGATATTAATAAAGATAATGTGGTCGACATTCATGACGTGATTCTGCTCGAACAATATTGGGGAACGAATAACCGTAATGCTGATATGAACTTTGATAAAACGGTTGATGCAAAGGACTTCAAGTTACTTGAGGCTAATTATTTAAAAGAAAACGATTATATATTAGATACTCCTACCGCTGTAAAGGAATACAACGGAAAAACAATTGAGTCTATTAAGCAAGTATTAGGGGTAAATTAA
- a CDS encoding NupC/NupG family nucleoside CNT transporter, producing MYFLLNILGVLVVIGIVYICSPNKRNVKWKAILTLIVVEFIITWFMLSTKIGTWVINQIAAFFTWLISCANEGISFVFPSAMANEQVDFFFSALMPIIFIITFFDILSYFGILTWIIDKVGWLISKVSGLPKLESFFSIQMMFLGNTEALAVLRLQLGAIKTQRLLTFGIMGMSSISGSIIGAYLSMVPATYVFVAIPLNCLNALLIANMLNPVAVSREEDVVYVPTKEERKDFFSTISNSMLVGIRMVIVITAMVIGYVALTASLNGILSFFINGLTIQKIFSVLFSPFAFLLGLTVSDAMYVAQLMGIKLATNEFVALLDLKDKVGGLAPHTVAVAVTFLTSFANFSTVGMIYGTFNSILDEEKSHIIGRNVWKMLLSGMAVSLLSAMVVGLFVW from the coding sequence ATGTATTTCTTGTTAAATATACTGGGTGTACTAGTTGTAATTGGAATTGTTTATATTTGTTCACCTAATAAAAGGAATGTTAAATGGAAAGCTATTCTTACCTTGATCGTTGTTGAATTCATAATTACTTGGTTCATGTTATCGACTAAAATCGGGACATGGGTCATTAATCAAATTGCAGCTTTCTTTACCTGGCTGATTTCATGTGCAAATGAAGGGATATCTTTTGTTTTCCCATCTGCAATGGCAAATGAGCAGGTTGATTTCTTTTTCAGTGCATTAATGCCGATTATTTTCATTATTACGTTTTTTGACATTTTATCGTATTTCGGTATTCTGACCTGGATTATCGATAAAGTAGGCTGGCTCATCTCAAAAGTGTCCGGTTTGCCAAAACTTGAGAGTTTTTTTTCCATTCAGATGATGTTTCTTGGAAATACCGAAGCTCTTGCTGTTCTGCGTCTTCAACTTGGTGCTATAAAAACTCAGAGATTGCTGACATTTGGAATAATGGGCATGAGCAGTATAAGCGGATCCATTATAGGCGCTTATTTATCCATGGTTCCTGCAACATATGTGTTTGTTGCTATTCCATTAAACTGTTTAAACGCTCTGCTGATTGCTAACATGCTAAATCCTGTCGCTGTCAGCAGAGAGGAGGATGTAGTATATGTTCCTACTAAAGAGGAACGTAAAGATTTCTTTTCCACTATTTCAAACAGTATGCTTGTGGGGATCAGGATGGTCATTGTCATTACGGCTATGGTAATCGGTTATGTAGCATTGACGGCCAGCTTAAATGGTATATTAAGTTTCTTTATCAACGGTTTGACGATTCAAAAAATCTTCTCAGTTCTTTTTAGTCCATTTGCTTTCTTGCTTGGATTAACTGTGAGTGATGCGATGTATGTTGCTCAATTAATGGGAATCAAACTTGCTACAAATGAGTTTGTTGCCTTGCTCGATTTAAAAGATAAGGTTGGCGGCCTGGCTCCGCATACTGTTGCCGTTGCAGTGACGTTCCTCACCTCATTTGCCAACTTCAGTACAGTAGGGATGATTTATGGAACGTTTAATTCCATCCTTGATGAAGAAAAATCGCATATTATCGGAAGGAATGTCTGGAAGATGCTGCTTAGCGGAATGGCTGTATCCTTGTTAAGTGCTATGGTTGTTGGATTATTCGTTTGGTAA
- a CDS encoding helix-turn-helix transcriptional regulator, which yields MSHIGEHLKHYRELKNMSQEELAFKARLGRQTIEKYESGEKVPDNQTILKFSTVLDVPASELVDKGHFQKKNKIN from the coding sequence ATGTCTCATATTGGTGAACATTTAAAACATTACCGAGAGCTGAAAAACATGAGTCAGGAAGAACTTGCTTTTAAAGCGCGACTTGGACGACAAACCATCGAAAAGTATGAATCCGGTGAAAAAGTGCCTGATAACCAAACCATCTTAAAATTCTCTACGGTCCTTGATGTTCCTGCATCAGAACTAGTTGATAAAGGGCATTTTCAAAAGAAAAACAAAATAAATTAA
- a CDS encoding DNA alkylation repair protein, translated as MAEALKNIYNEAFIETLIYAIDQEYTLFDSEQFRTRFFEEGWENLALKQRMRKITVCLKKSLPEDYQDALQILYKIAPQFNGLGGIIFPDYVEQYGLHEWDESMHALAYFTEFSTSEFAVRPFLIKDGKRMLEQMLKWSTHSNEHVRRLASEGSRPRLPWGAAVSSLKEDPRQTLPILENLKNDHSLYVRKSVANHLNDISYTHSEFVLSIANEWIGKNKYTDWIIKHACRSLLKKGNREALALFGYGNDSPIKIEHLTLHPDTIQIGDSIQFTFHISAESTISVRVEYAIDYVKSRGQRNRKIFMLKTRNMKQGEENIITKTHAFKDLTTRKHYKGIHTLSIVINGAVKAETDFIIQ; from the coding sequence ATGGCTGAAGCACTAAAAAATATTTATAATGAAGCTTTTATTGAGACGTTGATTTATGCAATAGATCAGGAATACACTTTATTTGATTCCGAACAATTCCGCACTCGTTTTTTTGAAGAAGGCTGGGAGAATTTAGCGTTAAAGCAGCGGATGAGAAAGATTACAGTGTGTTTAAAAAAATCACTTCCTGAGGATTATCAGGATGCTCTTCAGATTTTATATAAAATTGCACCGCAATTTAATGGTCTTGGCGGCATCATTTTCCCCGATTACGTTGAGCAATATGGTTTGCATGAATGGGACGAATCAATGCATGCGTTAGCTTACTTTACAGAATTCTCAACTTCAGAATTTGCAGTCCGTCCTTTTTTAATTAAAGATGGAAAGCGTATGCTTGAACAAATGCTGAAGTGGTCCACCCATTCAAATGAGCATGTAAGAAGGCTGGCGAGCGAGGGGAGCAGACCAAGACTGCCTTGGGGAGCAGCGGTTTCTTCATTAAAAGAAGACCCCCGGCAAACATTGCCGATTTTAGAAAACCTGAAAAATGATCATTCTTTATATGTTCGCAAGAGTGTTGCCAATCATCTAAATGATATTTCCTACACACACTCTGAATTTGTTTTAAGCATTGCGAATGAATGGATCGGAAAGAACAAATATACGGATTGGATAATCAAACATGCCTGCCGTTCATTACTTAAAAAAGGAAACAGAGAAGCACTTGCGTTATTTGGATATGGAAATGACAGCCCAATAAAAATTGAGCACCTGACCCTTCATCCCGATACTATCCAGATTGGAGACAGTATTCAGTTTACATTTCATATTTCAGCAGAAAGCACAATTTCAGTCAGGGTGGAATATGCAATAGATTATGTGAAATCACGGGGACAGCGAAACCGAAAGATATTTATGCTGAAAACACGCAATATGAAGCAGGGAGAAGAAAACATCATCACAAAAACTCACGCTTTTAAAGATTTAACAACAAGAAAACATTATAAAGGAATACACACTTTATCCATCGTTATTAACGGTGCAGTAAAAGCAGAGACAGATTTTATTATCCAATAA
- the cysI gene encoding assimilatory sulfite reductase (NADPH) hemoprotein subunit: MVNKLLTAPDGPPSDVEDIKERSNYLRGTLAEVMQERISAGIPDDDNRLMKHHGSYLQDDRDLRNERQKQKLEPAYQFMLRVRMAGGVAKPEQWLVMDDLAQKYGNGTLKLTTRQTFQMHGILKWNMKQTIQEIHASMLDTIAACGDVNRNVMCNSNPYQSDIHSEVYEWSKKLSDDLLPRTRAYHEIWLDEEKVAGTPDTEEVEPMYGPLYLPRKFKIGIAVPPSNDIDVFSQDLGFIAIVEGGNLTGFNIAIGGGMGMSHGDKATYPQLAKVIGFCAPHQIVDVAEKIITIQRDYGNRSVRKNARFKYTVDRLGLNTVKTELENRLGWNLDEAKSYHFDNNGDRYGWVKGIQGKWHFTLFVEGGRVADYAGYQLMTGLREIAKVHKGEIRLTANQNLIISNVPNHQKKKINDLIDEYGLTDGKHYSALRRSSLACVALPTCGLAMAEAERYLPELIDKIEAIVDENGLRNEEITIRMTGCPNGCARHALGEIAFIGKAPGKYNMYLGAAFDGSRLSKMYRENIGEEEIISELRVLLSRYAKERTEKEHFGDFAVRAGVIKEVTDGTNFHD, translated from the coding sequence ATGGTAAACAAACTATTAACAGCGCCGGATGGCCCGCCAAGTGATGTTGAGGATATTAAGGAAAGAAGCAATTATTTGCGCGGTACGCTGGCAGAAGTTATGCAGGAACGGATCAGTGCCGGGATTCCTGATGATGACAACCGGCTCATGAAGCATCACGGCAGTTATTTGCAGGATGACCGTGATCTTCGAAATGAGCGTCAAAAGCAAAAGCTAGAACCTGCTTATCAGTTTATGCTCCGCGTCCGTATGGCGGGAGGAGTGGCAAAGCCAGAACAATGGCTTGTCATGGACGATCTTGCCCAAAAGTACGGAAATGGCACGTTAAAGCTGACTACGCGCCAGACCTTTCAAATGCACGGCATTTTAAAATGGAATATGAAGCAGACCATTCAGGAAATTCATGCTTCGATGCTGGATACCATTGCTGCCTGCGGAGATGTAAACCGGAACGTGATGTGCAATTCGAATCCTTATCAATCTGACATTCATTCTGAAGTGTATGAATGGTCAAAGAAATTAAGTGATGATTTGCTGCCTCGCACGAGAGCGTACCATGAAATTTGGCTTGATGAAGAAAAAGTAGCGGGAACACCTGACACAGAAGAAGTTGAGCCGATGTATGGGCCGCTGTACTTGCCGCGGAAGTTTAAGATCGGCATTGCGGTGCCGCCTTCAAATGACATTGATGTCTTTTCACAGGATCTTGGCTTCATTGCGATCGTTGAAGGAGGTAATCTCACAGGGTTCAACATTGCCATCGGAGGGGGCATGGGAATGTCCCACGGTGATAAGGCAACGTATCCGCAGCTGGCAAAAGTGATTGGCTTCTGCGCGCCTCATCAAATCGTCGACGTGGCGGAAAAGATCATTACCATTCAGCGGGATTATGGAAATCGTTCTGTCCGCAAAAATGCCCGTTTCAAGTACACAGTTGACCGATTAGGGCTGAATACCGTAAAAACTGAACTGGAAAACCGGCTTGGATGGAATCTTGATGAAGCAAAGAGCTATCACTTTGACAATAACGGGGACCGATATGGCTGGGTAAAAGGAATTCAGGGCAAATGGCACTTTACACTTTTTGTAGAAGGCGGACGCGTAGCAGATTATGCTGGCTACCAGCTGATGACCGGTCTGCGTGAGATTGCAAAAGTCCATAAAGGTGAAATCCGCCTGACTGCCAATCAAAACTTAATCATATCCAATGTCCCAAACCATCAAAAGAAAAAAATCAATGATCTGATTGACGAATATGGGCTGACTGACGGAAAGCATTACTCTGCACTGCGCCGCAGTTCACTCGCATGTGTTGCCCTGCCGACATGCGGCCTTGCAATGGCTGAAGCAGAGCGCTACTTACCGGAGCTGATCGATAAAATTGAAGCCATCGTTGATGAAAACGGGCTGCGAAACGAAGAGATTACCATTCGAATGACCGGCTGTCCGAACGGCTGTGCACGCCATGCTTTGGGTGAGATTGCCTTTATAGGCAAAGCGCCCGGCAAGTACAATATGTATTTGGGTGCAGCTTTTGACGGGAGCCGCCTGAGCAAGATGTACCGTGAAAACATCGGGGAAGAAGAGATTATAAGCGAACTTCGCGTCCTTCTTTCACGCTACGCAAAAGAGCGGACAGAGAAAGAACACTTTGGAGACTTTGCCGTTCGGGCAGGAGTCATAAAAGAAGTAACAGACGGTACAAATTTTCATGATTGA
- a CDS encoding assimilatory sulfite reductase (NADPH) flavoprotein subunit codes for MQLQVTNSPFNQEQAELLNRLLPTLSETQKIWLTGYLTASQSQILQTEEETHASELSVQSSVAAVSKEVTILYGSQTGNAQGLAENAGKILTEQGLQMTISSMNDFKPNQLKKVKNLLIVVSTHGEGTPPDNALSFHEFLHGRRAPKLDDLSFSVLSLGDSSYEFFCQTGKDFDQKLEELGGTRIYPRTDCDLDYDDQAAEWLQGVLGSFKQVQWESQDASVQTASAQATESVYSRTNPFRAEVLENLKLNGRGSNKETRHLELSLEGSGLSFEPGDSLGVYPENDPALVDLLIQEMNWNPDEKISVNKQGDLPLKAALTSHFEITVLTKPLLEHASRFSSSMELQELTKPEQKEKCKAYLEGRDLLDLFRDFGPWNASAEEFVSILRKMPARLYSIASSLSANPDEVHLTIGAVRYETHGRERNGVCSIFCADRLQPGDTLPVYLQRNQNFKLPQNPDTPIIMVGPGTGIAPFRSFIQEREETGAEGKSWLFFGDQHFVTDFLYQTEWQKWLENGVLTRMDVAFSRDTNEKVYVQHRILEKSKELFEWIQEGAVVYICGDEKNMALDVHHTLIEIFENEGGMSRDKAEEYLAEMQQQKRYQRDVY; via the coding sequence TTGCAACTTCAGGTAACTAACAGTCCGTTCAATCAAGAGCAGGCAGAACTCCTTAATCGGCTTCTGCCAACGCTGTCAGAAACACAGAAAATCTGGCTGACAGGGTATTTGACAGCATCCCAGTCTCAGATTCTTCAGACAGAAGAGGAGACTCATGCATCAGAGCTGTCAGTACAAAGCAGTGTGGCTGCTGTCTCTAAAGAAGTGACCATTTTATACGGGTCACAAACAGGAAATGCCCAGGGTCTTGCGGAGAATGCAGGTAAAATACTTACTGAGCAGGGTTTGCAGATGACAATATCTTCGATGAATGATTTCAAGCCGAATCAATTAAAGAAGGTCAAAAACCTTCTTATCGTTGTAAGTACACATGGAGAAGGCACACCTCCGGATAATGCGCTCTCGTTTCATGAATTCCTTCATGGAAGACGCGCGCCAAAGCTCGATGATCTTAGCTTTTCAGTTTTGTCTCTTGGTGACAGCTCGTATGAGTTTTTCTGCCAGACAGGAAAGGATTTTGATCAAAAGCTTGAAGAACTTGGAGGCACACGGATATACCCGCGGACTGACTGTGACCTTGATTATGATGATCAAGCTGCAGAATGGCTTCAGGGAGTCCTTGGCAGCTTTAAACAGGTGCAGTGGGAAAGTCAGGATGCATCTGTACAGACAGCATCCGCACAGGCAACAGAATCCGTCTATTCCAGAACAAATCCGTTTCGTGCAGAAGTGCTTGAGAATCTTAAGTTAAACGGCCGCGGCTCAAATAAAGAAACTCGCCACCTTGAGCTATCTCTTGAAGGATCTGGTCTTTCGTTTGAGCCAGGTGACAGTCTGGGAGTATATCCGGAAAATGATCCTGCACTAGTAGACTTGCTTATTCAGGAGATGAATTGGAATCCTGATGAAAAAATATCAGTCAATAAACAAGGGGACCTTCCGCTTAAAGCAGCACTTACATCCCATTTTGAAATCACGGTTTTAACAAAACCTCTTCTAGAGCATGCATCAAGGTTTTCGTCCAGCATGGAACTGCAGGAACTGACAAAACCTGAACAGAAAGAAAAATGTAAAGCATACCTTGAAGGCCGCGATTTGCTTGATTTGTTCCGCGATTTCGGGCCTTGGAATGCATCCGCAGAAGAATTCGTTTCTATTCTAAGAAAAATGCCGGCCCGTCTCTATTCGATTGCAAGCAGCTTATCAGCCAATCCCGATGAGGTCCACTTGACAATCGGCGCTGTTCGTTACGAAACACATGGGCGAGAGCGAAACGGCGTCTGTTCGATCTTTTGTGCAGACCGGCTTCAGCCAGGAGATACACTTCCGGTTTACTTACAGCGGAACCAAAATTTTAAGCTCCCTCAAAATCCAGATACACCTATCATCATGGTGGGACCCGGAACTGGGATTGCACCCTTCCGTTCTTTCATTCAGGAAAGAGAAGAAACAGGTGCAGAAGGAAAGTCATGGCTATTCTTCGGTGATCAGCATTTCGTGACAGACTTCCTATACCAGACAGAATGGCAAAAATGGCTTGAAAACGGAGTGCTGACAAGAATGGATGTTGCGTTTTCGCGTGACACGAATGAAAAAGTTTATGTGCAGCACCGTATACTTGAAAAGAGCAAAGAATTATTTGAATGGATTCAAGAGGGAGCAGTTGTTTACATTTGCGGTGATGAGAAAAACATGGCCCTTGATGTCCATCATACTCTAATTGAGATTTTTGAAAATGAAGGCGGCATGAGCCGTGATAAAGCGGAAGAGTATCTTGCAGAGATGCAGCAGCAAAAACGCTACCAGCGTGATGTCTACTGA
- a CDS encoding LysR family transcriptional regulator, whose amino-acid sequence MYYDALKTFVTLAEIKNFTKTAENLRMSQPSVSLHIKNLEKEFQTTLFLRSPKFLQITPTGEILYDRAKRMITLYEQTRQDILEHQNSVKGELKIGASFTIGEYILPSLLLDLQNEYPELELQVLIGNTEEIVQSVRMHQVDIGLIEGQTNDKELSVHPFMQDELFIVSSKNHDLASKDEVTFADLHNQPWVTREVGSGTREFLNHVIRTNGLKVKSLLTISSNQGIKETLINGMGLSFLSKSVIERDVQNKNLSIIKMKNQTFNRTLSYIFSPVIEDKKIVKTFINALNKKWPSVQENGNKK is encoded by the coding sequence TTGTATTATGACGCATTAAAAACATTTGTGACCCTTGCAGAAATTAAGAACTTTACGAAAACAGCCGAAAATCTCCGCATGTCGCAGCCGAGTGTAAGCTTGCATATAAAAAATCTCGAAAAAGAATTTCAGACGACATTATTTTTGCGTTCGCCGAAATTCCTGCAGATTACTCCGACAGGCGAGATTTTATATGATCGCGCAAAGCGGATGATTACCCTCTATGAACAAACAAGACAGGATATCCTGGAGCATCAAAACTCAGTAAAAGGAGAACTGAAGATTGGCGCCAGTTTTACAATCGGCGAGTATATATTGCCTTCTTTACTCCTTGACCTTCAAAATGAATACCCGGAACTTGAGCTGCAGGTTCTCATTGGAAATACAGAAGAAATCGTTCAATCGGTCCGGATGCATCAAGTAGATATAGGATTAATAGAAGGACAGACAAATGACAAGGAACTTTCTGTACACCCATTTATGCAGGACGAACTATTTATTGTATCTTCAAAAAATCATGATCTCGCTTCAAAAGATGAGGTTACATTTGCCGATCTTCACAATCAGCCTTGGGTCACAAGAGAAGTTGGTTCTGGTACACGCGAATTTCTAAATCATGTGATTCGGACTAACGGATTAAAAGTGAAATCTCTTCTAACCATAAGCAGCAATCAGGGGATTAAAGAAACACTCATAAACGGCATGGGTCTCTCCTTTTTATCAAAAAGTGTTATAGAACGAGACGTGCAAAATAAAAATCTCTCAATCATCAAAATGAAAAACCAGACTTTTAATCGAACACTTTCTTATATCTTTTCACCGGTAATAGAAGATAAAAAGATTGTTAAAACGTTTATTAATGCCCTGAACAAAAAGTGGCCAAGTGTTCAAGAGAATGGAAATAAAAAGTAG
- a CDS encoding cation diffusion facilitator family transporter, translated as MEQQKYADLKLGERGAIISIIAYLCLSALKLMIGYTANSEALKADGLNNATDIVASIAVLLGLRLSQKPADQDHPYGHWKAETVASLVASFIMMAVGLQVLYGAVMSVFEGKQESPDLVSAWTGIFCAVIMYFVYRYNKKLGEKINSQAVIAAAKDNLSDAWVSIGIVVGIIGSQFSLPWLDPLAAAVVGFLICKTAWDIFRDASHHLTDGFDEHEIQAFKETTLSLYGVKGVKEIKARNYGNNTVVDIVILVNSNLDIRDAHDISTKVENILMNEHNVYNVHVHVEPN; from the coding sequence ATGGAACAACAAAAATATGCGGATTTAAAACTGGGAGAGCGCGGCGCCATCATAAGCATCATTGCATACCTGTGTTTATCTGCTTTAAAACTCATGATCGGATATACAGCAAATTCAGAAGCCTTAAAGGCTGATGGATTAAATAATGCGACCGATATCGTTGCGTCGATTGCAGTGTTATTAGGGTTAAGACTATCTCAAAAGCCAGCGGACCAGGATCATCCGTATGGGCACTGGAAAGCGGAAACGGTGGCTTCTTTAGTTGCATCATTCATTATGATGGCAGTGGGGCTTCAAGTTCTGTACGGTGCAGTCATGTCAGTTTTTGAAGGAAAACAGGAATCACCTGATCTTGTTTCAGCTTGGACAGGGATTTTCTGTGCAGTAATTATGTATTTCGTATACCGCTATAATAAAAAACTTGGTGAAAAAATTAATAGCCAGGCAGTCATTGCAGCCGCAAAAGATAACCTGTCTGACGCATGGGTCAGCATTGGGATAGTAGTAGGAATTATCGGATCCCAATTCTCTCTTCCTTGGCTGGATCCTCTCGCTGCTGCTGTTGTAGGATTTCTGATTTGTAAAACGGCGTGGGATATTTTCAGAGATGCCTCACATCATTTAACGGATGGTTTTGATGAACATGAAATACAGGCGTTTAAAGAAACGACTCTTTCTCTGTACGGGGTAAAAGGCGTTAAGGAAATTAAAGCAAGAAATTATGGAAACAATACTGTCGTCGACATTGTCATTCTCGTCAATTCTAATTTGGATATTCGGGATGCACATGATATTTCAACAAAAGTTGAAAACATTTTAATGAATGAGCATAACGTGTACAATGTACATGTTCATGTTGAACCGAATTGA
- a CDS encoding peptidase M14, with translation MKKNSLTKILGTVVLASVLVFPQAGNMEAARPSAGESLSTQGFIDYAELKQKLTQIKQSSIGRVSVDVAGYTNQGREIYTARVGEGDKVLLVQSEIHGNEKTGTAALLNILQNIGSSNSAEARKIREEMTIVAIPMMNVDASELDRRGNDLSWSEVVERYPQLSSAAPSWNYYTRLLQGDDYTSNPGFDVNRDFHPDLNYVPNAADFPGASNKPGWYITPEAQTVRDVYKDLQAEFGKVDVFVDLHHQGFPYVGDTEEIATMSISAQFVPDPSTADGAKYAQYASNYEYDFSRQLNVAAYKALQAKGDSVFTNISLYQQGLDLPGTALGSFALNGSGTVLFEIKGQTQNFGQKQKGMLVNTVETGLMGIITGVADESVHSLDPEKYEEIPESTY, from the coding sequence TTGAAAAAGAATTCATTGACAAAGATTTTAGGTACAGTTGTTTTAGCTTCTGTTCTTGTCTTTCCGCAGGCAGGAAACATGGAAGCCGCTAGACCATCTGCAGGCGAATCACTATCAACACAAGGTTTTATTGATTATGCGGAGCTTAAGCAAAAGCTTACTCAAATTAAGCAGAGCAGCATCGGAAGAGTTTCAGTGGATGTGGCAGGCTATACAAATCAAGGGCGTGAAATTTACACGGCCAGAGTCGGTGAAGGCGACAAAGTTCTGCTCGTTCAAAGTGAAATTCATGGAAATGAAAAAACAGGAACAGCTGCATTATTGAACATTCTCCAAAACATAGGCTCAAGCAATTCAGCTGAAGCCCGGAAAATCCGCGAAGAAATGACGATTGTGGCCATTCCAATGATGAATGTGGATGCTTCTGAATTAGATCGCAGAGGAAATGATTTAAGCTGGTCGGAGGTCGTGGAAAGATACCCTCAATTAAGCTCCGCTGCTCCTTCATGGAACTATTATACGAGGCTTCTTCAAGGTGATGATTATACATCAAACCCAGGATTTGATGTAAACCGTGATTTTCATCCTGACTTAAACTACGTCCCAAATGCAGCTGATTTTCCTGGGGCCTCCAATAAGCCTGGCTGGTATATCACTCCTGAAGCGCAAACAGTAAGAGATGTGTATAAAGATCTGCAGGCCGAGTTCGGTAAAGTTGATGTATTCGTGGATCTGCATCATCAAGGGTTTCCGTATGTAGGTGATACTGAAGAAATTGCGACCATGTCAATATCCGCACAGTTTGTTCCAGATCCAAGCACGGCTGATGGAGCAAAATATGCACAGTATGCAAGTAATTATGAATATGATTTTTCAAGACAGCTGAATGTTGCTGCATATAAAGCCCTTCAGGCAAAAGGAGACTCTGTCTTCACGAATATCTCCCTGTACCAGCAAGGTCTTGATCTGCCGGGAACTGCTCTAGGTTCATTTGCTTTAAATGGAAGCGGAACCGTTCTTTTTGAAATAAAAGGACAAACTCAGAATTTTGGGCAAAAACAAAAAGGAATGCTCGTAAACACAGTGGAAACTGGTTTAATGGGCATTATCACAGGAGTAGCAGATGAATCTGTTCATTCGCTAGATCCTGAAAAGTATGAAGAGATTCCTGAATCAACTTATTAA
- the bioB gene encoding biotin synthase BioB: protein MDWLTLANEVVNGKELNDEEALSILNSDDDELLSLLQGAFTIRKHYYGKKVKLNMIINTKSGLCPENCGYCSQSSISTAPIEKYRMMDRESILAGAERAYNLKVGTYCIVASGRGPSEKELDTVVSAVKDIKEQYGLKVCACLGLLKPNQASRLKEAGVDRYNHNINTSKEHHESITTSHTYDNRVDTIEAVKASGISPCSGVIIGMRETKKDVVNMAYSLKALDADSIPVNFLHAIDGTLLEGTDDLDPRYCLKVLALFRFINPTKEIRISGGREVNLRSLQPLGLYAANSIFVGDYLTTKGQESTSDHEMLKDLGFEVEFDFEENEALTV, encoded by the coding sequence ATGGACTGGTTAACACTTGCAAACGAAGTAGTAAATGGAAAAGAATTAAATGATGAAGAAGCACTGAGTATCTTAAACTCTGATGATGATGAACTATTAAGTTTGCTGCAGGGTGCATTTACGATTCGCAAGCACTACTATGGAAAAAAAGTAAAGCTGAACATGATCATCAACACGAAGTCAGGTCTTTGCCCTGAGAATTGCGGGTACTGTTCACAATCCAGTATTTCAACGGCGCCGATTGAAAAGTACCGCATGATGGACCGGGAAAGCATTCTTGCAGGCGCAGAAAGGGCTTATAATCTGAAGGTTGGCACGTACTGCATCGTGGCAAGCGGACGGGGACCATCTGAAAAAGAATTGGACACGGTTGTATCTGCAGTGAAAGACATAAAAGAGCAATATGGACTTAAAGTATGTGCGTGTCTTGGTCTTTTAAAGCCAAATCAGGCCTCACGCTTAAAAGAAGCAGGAGTCGACCGCTACAATCACAATATCAATACATCAAAGGAACATCACGAATCGATCACAACATCCCATACATATGATAACCGTGTTGATACGATAGAAGCTGTCAAGGCATCAGGGATCTCACCATGTTCAGGTGTCATCATCGGCATGAGAGAAACGAAAAAAGATGTCGTCAATATGGCATACAGCTTAAAAGCACTTGATGCAGACTCGATACCTGTTAACTTTCTTCATGCGATTGACGGCACACTGCTTGAGGGGACGGACGACCTTGATCCGCGCTATTGCCTGAAGGTCCTTGCGCTATTCCGTTTTATCAATCCGACAAAAGAAATCCGCATCTCAGGAGGTCGTGAAGTGAACCTTCGATCCCTTCAGCCGCTTGGACTTTATGCGGCGAACTCTATTTTCGTGGGCGATTATTTAACGACTAAAGGCCAGGAAAGTACAAGTGACCATGAAATGCTGAAGGATTTAGGATTCGAAGTAGAGTTTGATTTTGAAGAAAATGAGGCGTTGACTGTATAA